The nucleotide sequence CCCACATGACAGTGAAACAATCGGCCGATGCCACGTATTTATATAGCTTGAGTATTCGCGCCCATGCACCCGCACCTCGCACCACCGCGGCGGACGGCGGAAGCGGCTGGGACTGGCGCGCGGCGCGCCTGGATCTAGCCACGGCGGCGGGTGCAGTTGTCCGGCGTGGTGGACTGCTGCATCTTGAGCTGCTCGTAGAACCTCTTGATGAAGCTGTCGGCCTCGGCGTCCACGCGCTCGTCGACGCCCTCCGGCTCGACGGGGAACGGCGAGTCGGTGACGCGCAGCTGGCGCGCCCCGGCCGGGCAGCGGCCCAGGCTGAGCGCCAGCATGGGCGACGGCGTGGCCCGGGACACCCCCGGCGTGTCCCCGCCCGAGTTGCCCGCAGCGTGCGCGTTCATCATCTCGAAGGCGGCCGCCACGGTGGCGGCGTCCAGCCCGCCgtagctcctgccccggccgcggccgcggccgatCTTGAAGGGGAAGACGGCCTGCTCGTGGACCGGCGTGCTGCCGCAGCTGAACTCAACGTCTCTCGGGTCGTGCTGGTACATGGAGAGCGCGGACGGGGAGGCGCcggccgcggccgcggcgccgAAGCGGGTGCCCCCGGCGAGCGGCTGGTGGGCGAGGAGGTCCCGGAAGTGCCTGCCGGCGAGCTTGCCGCGGCCGAGCAGCAGGTGGAGGTCCATCATGAGGCGCTTGCGGCAGAGGCCGCGGCGCAGCATGTGGTAGACGGTGCGCAGCACGTCcagcaggcgcctcccgagcccggGCTCcacgcctccccctcctcctctggccGACGACCCGCCTCCCCCGGCCGGCTGGATCCGCCTGTCGGTCGCCATGGCCACCACCGCGTGATCCGTGGCAATGCGGGCGCGAGAGAGATCACCGTCGAGCCCGCTGGCTTTGGCGGTCGCCGGGACCGAGGAGCTGGCTGGCTTTGGTGGCTTGGCTTTGCTTTGGTGCGGAGAGTGGAACAACTTTTGCTCTCAGTGCTTTGCTTGGCTAGGTGGTGAATGGAACGAATGGGAAGCGGAGGCCGGGGCCGTATTTAAAGGCGGGGGCGCGCGAGGGAGGGAGCGAGGCGTGGGTGCGGCGCGGGGCCCGCCGCCGGATGGGACTTAAGAATTAAGGAACGAAGAGGAGCGTAACGCTGGTTGTGTGGCGTGCGCTGTGGCTAAGCTAAAGCCAAGCACTGTTCGAACCGCCATTGTCCCGTAGTGACGACCGATGAGTCATGACTCATCATCAGTAGTGACCAGCCTTGGTTAGAGTTAGCTAGCTACCTAACCAACCCAGCCGCAAAacgaaatctctctctctctctgtgagagagagagagagagatttgtgTCTAAGAAACTACTACTACTAGGTTGTGATGTTGCacggcagcaccgtgagctcctcGAATTTTCTACCGTTATTTCCGAACAGAAAGGCGTTTGCGTGCACCGTACACGCAAAGTTACCGGTTATTCAACATTTTATATGCCGCAATTATACGGGAAACGGGGGTGCTTTTTACGGACCGTATGGAAAGGCGCCAATTATTTACACGTGGAAAAGCAGAAGAGATTATAGTATATGTTAATTACTGATAAACAGTGTTTGGAGGCGCCTTCCGGGAAGCTTCGGGACAGACAGCAGGCACGTAGCGGTAGGCGGTAGGCGGTGCTTTGCAAGTTGCGAGCTCGCTTTgctttggtcccgtgcgtgcgtgcgtgcatgcatgggcTCGTTCCACGTCGGCACAGGGAATATGCACTGCATCCTGCATGGGCCGAGGGAAGGCGCCCCTGCCATTTCATGGTCGTTCTAGTTTCATGCACAGGGAATATCCTGCCTTCAAGTGGGATATTTGTGATTTGTGAGGATATTTTTTGCCTTCACCACTGCTCTTCAGAAAATGAACACCGTGCGACCAGCTGGTGAGCACTACGTGACCCTATAAAAATTCAGGGTTGTTCAGAATCGTTGCCCTAGTTTCACCCCCTCTGAAAAAGCTCAGGGTCGTTGCAAACTTGCAATCCTATATATCAGATAAAAGAAATCAAGAGGAGGTGAGGTGGCTACACCTACATAGGCCaggttagtagtacaaagttgcaTGTCTTTCACCGTACGTGCGACAGCTAGCAAGCTGGTGAGCACTAACTAGCTATTCGAGCTAGCACCACCTCTGTATCACGCTGCAAGTGGCGAAGCCTGTTGGGGAAAGAAGATGTTTTTCTCTCCATTCCAAGAAGAAAGAAGAAGGTTAATTACTTACTCTACTTAGCAACGCTAATTGCGGCGGCCGGCCGCAAAATTAACGTGAAGCACAGGCCCAATGCGTCAGGAAAGCAGAGAAAAGCCGCTGCTTAAAAATGATAATTACCCCGCGCTCAAGAAAGCAGAGAGAGCCGGCGCTGCCGCTGCAGCTGCTGCTAAGAGGAAACACCAGGAGATTAACGTGGCCCGCTTTGGCTTCGGCTTTGGCTTGGCCAGCTCGAAAAAGCGCTTTGATCCGCTGCCAAATTACCACCAGGATACGGCGTTTTGTTTACTAGTTCCACACACATGCACGGCATGGCATACATATAGTAAAGAAGAGTTCATGTGTCTCGGTCAATTAAAGTACGTAGTCGATTAGCAACACAGGTGTATGTGGTTAGTATAATGTGATTAACACCTGTACAAGCCGATAACAAGGCCAAGATACACGACGGGATCGTATCGTACCGTACAAAAGCACGTCGATACACGGAGGATTGGGCGCCTAACTAAATGACCACTTTAAGAAAGCAAAAAGGGGAGGGGGCAAAAAAATACACGAATAGTGCTAGGGGCACAGAGAGAGCCAAGCTTGGATTGGTGTATGCCAATATATGAACAGCCTGTCGAAAATGTGATGGGATGCTTGCCGGTGTGGTGTGCATGCAGGACCTGGTTTTGTGGAAGCCTCCCTTGCAGGAACACTCTGGATATTTCTGAGCTCCTTGTTAATTATATAGTTTTCTTTTCTTCAGTTTGAGCTGGTCCAGAAAGTGGTCACCGTGCGCACATTGCTTGCATTTTCGGTTCGCCCCATCCTCACAAATAATGCAaatctgaaaacactcactacttCATTTATTAAGCAAATGCCAGCCATCTGCTTAAACTAAATATCCAACAATGCATCTAGAACACAGCCAGGATGATCGCTCACGAGAACTAGCGCGCCTTTTCTCTGTCGTTCCCGGACAAAAGGAAACGAGAGAGGCCATAATTCCCGGGGCGGAGAAAAGCTAGGTCACGAATTCCTTGGTGTGCAAGTGAGGAATTTGATTAATTTGCACTTTCTCATCTTCTTCCTTTGACCAAAGCTGGCACTCATGAGCTCGCAGCTCAAATATGCATGGACActccgctgctgccgccgcctatgATACCCTTCTTTTCTGGTCTGAGTTTATATGCAACTCATGTAGTATCAAACTATGAACGATCTGCCCACTCTTTTTCTGGCCATAGAGCCCACTGCTTGGAGTAGATGCTAAGGAATGCATGGCCTGACAATGCCTTTTGAACAAGCGGTAAATTTATCATGGCCGGGCCTAACACAAATGCCATGAACCACAGGTCATATAAGCAGAAATTTATTATTCATATGGTTGCGATCGATGCAGGACAAGAGACATCCGAGATTATTGAGCTAAGTTGCAGAATTATATGTAGGGTACCCCGGCCTCTCGGTGCGCCAAGCAAGTGGGCTCGTGCTCACCAACATGTGTCCCCTCTGGTGGAGGTGGAGATGAAGGGATGAAGAAGGATGGGCAGCTCCATCGAACACATGAGCAAAGGCAACGCTAGTTTAGCCACTTTGGGCCCTTCGTCGAACCAGGGCTCCCTCCGCCTTTCCCTCCTTGATGTGCTTTTCGTTGCCGATAGGTCGCCAGTGCGCTGTATAGCATGGTGTTACTTGATAGTACTAGTACCTAGCTAGCTAGATTCCATAATCCATGTACCCAAAGGCAATGATTTTGTGTTTGCAGAAATTTAAAAGAAAGGAAAATCAGTCGAGAAGAGCCTCCTAAAAGTCCTGAAATGCTAGAACAAAATTGACTGAGCAAATGGTGAACCCACAATGATCTCCTCCACACGCCATTTGATTTGGTCACACTCACACCGATATGATTCGGCAACCAACAAAGCGTCGCTCGACCGTCTTTTCGCGGTAATTCGAAGCTTTGTCAACGACGAGACATTTTCCACCGCATTCAGATTCAGACATTTCTAAAGTTGGTCCAAGAAAACAGAGCGGGTAGCCGAGATcaacggagccgccgccgtcggttTTTCCACGGCAGGGCAGGCTTTCCATTCCATGGAAAACTACAAAACAACGGGCTCGGCTTTTGTCATCCCCTCCCCACTTAATAACAAGAAAAATTCAAAAGCACACGGGGATGCATGCCGAAACCGGTAGCTTCACTGCTAAGGATGCGCATCCAGCGTGCGTTAGGCGGGGCAAGTTGACCTATTGCATGAGCCCGATGTGCCGCTGGAACTAGGGTTCCTGGCTTACAAAAATGGGCGCGAATCAGCTGTGGCCTATCCATGGCGCGGCATGCCCTTTGTGGGTGGTGTGTAGTGCAGTAGAATAACCCCCATGGCCAGCTAGGGTTTGCTCTTTTTTATATGCTATAGTATAGTATATGTGCAAGTAGAGTATATCCTAGTGCAGTTTGCTTTCTGTCTCGCTTTGCCCCGTTTGGGAGTAAACTAGTCCCATGAAATCAGGCCTGTATATCTCCTCTGTTTTGCTTGATCGATCTCCTGGCTTATCATATTCAGGAAGGGCTCCTGCCGTGCCCTCCAGCCTGGGTTCTGCCCCTTTGCCGGTGGCGCGACGCCGTATCTAACTGGGATTAATTTCAAGGTGGCATGCATGAGCAAATTGCATTCTCGGTAGATTCAGACTTGAAAACCACAGGGTTTGTGCGGTAA is from Triticum aestivum cultivar Chinese Spring chromosome 3A, IWGSC CS RefSeq v2.1, whole genome shotgun sequence and encodes:
- the LOC123058084 gene encoding uncharacterized protein; translated protein: MATDRRIQPAGGGGSSARGGGGGVEPGLGRRLLDVLRTVYHMLRRGLCRKRLMMDLHLLLGRGKLAGRHFRDLLAHQPLAGGTRFGAAAAAGASPSALSMYQHDPRDVEFSCGSTPVHEQAVFPFKIGRGRGRGRSYGGLDAATVAAAFEMMNAHAAGNSGGDTPGVSRATPSPMLALSLGRCPAGARQLRVTDSPFPVEPEGVDERVDAEADSFIKRFYEQLKMQQSTTPDNCTRRRG